From Laspinema palackyanum D2c, the proteins below share one genomic window:
- a CDS encoding Panacea domain-containing protein: MVSPFEVANYFIWLANETGSFLSNLKLQKLVYYAQAWHLALEESPLFEEDFEAWIHGPVLPTLYQKYESFSWKPIIENVAKPPLDRSLEKFLKEIADVYFWCDAYELELMTHQEDPWKIARGNLPLDAPSTDIIKKEWMKEYYAAHAEETEEDENFAESFSSNLTH, translated from the coding sequence ATGGTAAGTCCCTTTGAAGTAGCCAATTACTTTATTTGGTTAGCCAATGAAACTGGCTCTTTTCTCAGCAATCTGAAGCTACAAAAGCTGGTTTACTATGCTCAAGCATGGCATTTGGCACTTGAAGAGTCTCCTTTATTTGAGGAAGACTTTGAAGCATGGATTCACGGTCCAGTTTTGCCAACCTTGTATCAAAAATACGAGTCTTTTAGCTGGAAACCCATTATCGAGAATGTTGCAAAACCCCCTCTCGACCGATCCCTTGAAAAGTTTCTTAAAGAAATAGCAGATGTTTACTTTTGGTGCGATGCTTACGAGTTAGAACTCATGACGCATCAAGAAGATCCTTGGAAAATTGCTCGTGGCAATTTACCGCTTGATGCCCCCTCAACGGATATCATTAAGAAAGAGTGGATGAAGGAATATTACGCAGCTCATGCCGAAGAAACAGAAGAAGACGAAAATTTCGCTGAATCATTCAGCTCCAATCTCACGCACTGA
- a CDS encoding Uma2 family endonuclease, with the protein MIAVPNSISPKEYLDIERQTPIRHEYRRGLVYAMAGDTDNHDRIAQNLLYLINVKLRDSLDGRFYSGNVKVNYQDEFYYYPDAFVTCDSRDRGDRYVKRYPKFIAEVLSPSTQTFDLGEKFTDYQKIETLEEYILISQETQRVECRRLTSANTWETEVYGEGDRMVLKSLALEFAIGELYLGMDPWILLRFNKNFYA; encoded by the coding sequence ATGATTGCTGTCCCCAACTCCATCAGTCCTAAAGAATATCTCGACATCGAACGTCAAACCCCAATTCGTCATGAATATCGGCGCGGTTTAGTCTATGCAATGGCAGGCGATACCGATAATCACGATCGCATTGCTCAAAATCTGCTGTACCTGATTAACGTTAAGTTGCGGGACTCTCTCGACGGTCGGTTTTATTCGGGGAATGTTAAGGTCAATTATCAAGATGAGTTTTATTACTATCCTGATGCCTTTGTGACTTGTGACTCCCGGGACCGTGGCGATCGCTATGTCAAACGCTATCCTAAATTCATCGCCGAAGTCCTGTCCCCCAGTACCCAAACCTTCGACTTAGGGGAAAAATTTACCGATTATCAAAAGATTGAGACTTTAGAAGAATACATTCTAATTTCCCAGGAAACCCAGCGGGTAGAATGTCGCCGCCTTACGAGTGCAAATACCTGGGAAACAGAAGTCTATGGGGAAGGCGATCGCATGGTTCTCAAGAGTCTTGCGCTGGAGTTTGCGATCGGTGAACTCTATCTCGGCATGGATCCGTGGATTCTCCTCCGTTTCAATAAAAATTTTTATGCATAA